CCCGAGTTCATCGGCAAGGTCCAGTGGTACTTCACCCACGCGACGACCGTTGACCCGCCGACCGCGATCATGGGGCTTGGCTGCGTCGCCGCGCTCATTGTCTTTCCCAAGCTCGTCACGCGCAAGATCCCGGCGCCCGTGGTCGTCATGGTCGTCGCGACCGTCGCGGCGGTGCTGCTGCGCAAGTTTGCCGGCGTCCCCATCGAGACCATCGGCGACCGCTTCGGGGCGATCCCGTCCGGCCTGCCCATGCCGCGATTGCCCGACGCGTCGTTCGCCGAGATCCGGGCTCGCGTCCCCGACCTGATCGTGCCGGCGTTCACCATCGCGATCCTCGCCGGGATCGAGTCCCTCCTCTGCGCCGTCGTCGCCGACGGCATGACGGGCACGAAACACAAGAGCAACACCGAGCTCATTGCCCAGGGGGTCGCGAACCTCGCCACCCCCCTGTTCGGCGGCATCCCTGCCACCGGCGCGATCGCGCGCACCGCGACGAACATCCAGGCCGGGGGACGCACCCCCATCGCCGGAATCACCCACGCGATGGTGCTGCTCGCGATCGTCCTCGCGCTGGGCAAATACGCGGCCCTGATCCCGCTGGCCGCCCTCTCGGCGGTGCTGGTCGTCGTCGCGTACCGCATGGCCGAGCTGCACCGCTTCCGCTGGCTGCTCAACGGCCCGCGCAGCGACGCCGCGGTCCTGTTGACCACCTTTGCGCTCACCGTGCTCATCGACCTGACCGTCGCGGTGCAGGCCGGCCTGGTGCTGGCCGCGATGCTCTTCATCAAGCGCATGGCCGAGGTGTCGGGCGTCAACGTCGTCAGCGCGCAGAACGGGAGCTCCGGCGCCCCCAGCGACGCAGACGCGGCACAGGGCAAGCTCGACGGCGTCGAGATCTACGAGGTGCAGGGCCCCTTCTTCTTCGGCGCCGCCTTCAAGCTGCGCGACACGCTCGACGCCGTCGCCAGGCCGCCCAAGACGCTCGTGCTGAGTCTCGCGTCCGTCCCGGCGATCGACGCGACCGGCCTGTACGCGCTCGAAGAGCTGCTCCGCAAGTGCGCCAACCAGGGGACGCGGGTGATCGTCGCCGGCGCTCGCGCCGATGTCAGGCGAGCGCTCCTCAGCGCCGGCCTGCTCGGCAAGCTGGGCGAGGACGGCTTCGCGCCCGACGCGCGTCTGGCCCTCGAGATGCTCCGAGCAGAAGCGAGCGCCGGGAAGACCTGATCGCTCCACACTTCCCGGACCCGGCCCGGGCACGAACCCGACCATCGCCGGCCCGTACTACACCCGCAGGCCCTCGCCCCCCCCGGGCCCGGACCGCGGCGCCCCGGAACCCCGGCTCCCCTGTCCGGACCCGTCGCCGATCTGCCGATACTGTCAGGGATGACACCCGCCCGGCTCCGGGCGCGACGCAAGAGGAAAGGTTCGGACCATGTGCGGAATCGTCGCCTATATCGGGGCCAAACCCGCCCTCCCATTCCTGATCGAAGGGCTCAAGCGCCTCGAGTACCGCGGCTATGACTCCGCCGGCGTCGCCATCCTCGACTCCGACCTGCGCGTCGTGAAGTCCGTCGGGCGCGTCGCCAACCTCGAAGCCAAGACCAACGCCCACAGCGTCTCCCTCCAGGGCTCGCTCGGGCTCGCCCACACCCGCTGGGCCACCCACGGCGCCGTCACCGACGTCAACGCCCACCCCCACATCGACGACTCCGGGCGGTTCGCGATCATCCACAACGGCATCATCGAGAACTACGCCGCCCTGCGCACCCTCCTCGAAGAGAAGGGCCACGTCTTCCAGAGCGAGACCGACACCGAGGTCCTCGTCAACCTCATCGCCGAGGTCTACGACGGCGACCTCGAGCGCGCCGTCCAGACCGCCCTGCGCGAGGTGACCGGCGCCTACGCCATCGCGGTGATCTGCAAAACCGAGCCCGACACCCTCGTCGTGGCGCGCAAGGGCTCGCCACTCATCGTGGGCGTCGGCGCCAGCGAGTACATCGTCGCCTCCGACGCCAGCGCCATCGTTGCCCACACCTCGCAGGCGATCACCCTCGACGACTACCAGGTCTGCAAGCTCACGCGAAACTCCTTCCGCACCACCACCATCGACAACGTGCCCGTCAGCCACAAGGTGCACCAGCTCGAGGTCGAACTCGAGCAGATCGAGCTGGGCGGCTACCCCCACTACATGCTCAAGGAGATCTTCGAGCAGCCACGCTCGCTGCGCCAGACCATGCGAGGCCGCATCGACCATCGCGAGGGGCGCGTCGTCCTGGGAGGCGTCGGCCAGCTCGCCCGCTCGCTCGTGAAGTCCCGGCGGTTCATCCTCATGGCGCAGGGAACCGCCCTCCACGCCGCGATGATCGGCGAGTACCTCATCGAGGACCTCGCCAAGGTCCCGGCCGAGTGCGAATACGCCAGCGAGTTCCGCTACCGCAACCCCATCATCGAAGACGGCACGGTCGCCATCGCCGTCAGCCAGTCAGGCGAGACCGCCGACACCCTCGCCGCCCTCATCGAAGCGAAGGAGCGAGGCGCGCTCGCGCTGGGCGTCGTCAACGTCGTCGGCTCCACCATGTCGCGCGAGACCGACGCCGGCGTCTACCTGCGCGTCGGCCCCGAGATCGGCGTCGCCTCGACCAAGGCCTTCACCGGACAGGTCGCGGTGCTCACGATGCTCGCGCTCTTCCTCGCGCGCCGGCGCTTCATGTCCACCGAGCAGTCGGGCCAGATCCTGCGCGCCCTCGAGAGCGTGCCCGACCTGATCGACCGCATCCTCGTGCAGAGCGAGGAGATCCGCGATGTCACCAGCCGCTACATCGACCAGGAAAACTGGCTCTTCCTCGGGCGCGGGTACAACTACCCCGTCGCCCTCGAGGGCGCGCTGAAACTCAAGGAAATCTCGTACATCCACGCCGAGGGCATGCCCGCCGCCGAGATGAAGCACGGGCCCATCGCCCTCATCAGCGACGGAATGCCCTGCGTCTTCGTCGCCAACCGCGGCGCGCAGTACGAGAAGGTCCTCAGCAACATCCAGGAAGTGAAGTCGCGAGGCGGGCGCGTCATCGCCGTCGCCACCGAGGGCGACCACGAGATCCGAACCCTCGCCGACGAGGTCTTCTATGTGCCCGACATCCCCGAGGCGCTCTCGCCCCTGCTCACCGTGATCCCGCTGCAACTCGTCGCGTACCACGCCGCGGTGCTGCGCGGCCACGACGTCGACAAGCCGCGCAACCTCGCCAAGAGCGTCACCGTCGAGTAACCGACGCACGACCGACCGAACCAACGAAGAAGGCCCGCCCATCGTGAGAAGGGCGGGCCTTTGCTTTGCAGTCAGACTGATTCAGCTCGTGCTGATTCAGCGACGACGACGGTTCGCGACCAGGCCGGCGAGGCCGAGCATCGCGACGGCGCCGGGAGCGGGGATCGCCGCGCCGACGTAGAAGTTGTCCATGGTCGCCCACGCGTTGGCGGGAGACTCAGGTGCATCGATCGTCATGCTGGTGATCGCGACGTTCGAGGTGAAGCCACGGAACGTGTTCGGGCCGGTGGTGCCGAAGTTCACGTTCGTGCCGTCGCTCAGGTTGATGGTGATGTTGGTGCCGGTCGGGAGGAAGTTGATGTCCGACGCCCAGAAGTTGCCGGCGATCGCGGTCACGGGCGCGCCGGTGAAGGTCACCAGGATCGCGTCGAGAGCCGAGTCGGTCGAGATGATGCCGGGGTCATTGAACAGGTTGTTCGAACCCAGGCCGGTCGCAGTGATCGTGTAGGCGTAGCCGTTGCCAGCCGCGCCAACCGAGGGCACCGAGCCGGTCGGAACGCCGGTGAAGTTGTTGAAGAAGAAGCCGGGCTGCGTGTTCGCGAGGAAGCTCGCGAGGTCGGTGTACACGGTGGACGACGCCATGGCCGAACCGGCGCAAGCGACAAGGGCGGCCGAAGCCAGAATACGCGAAACCATGAGGATCTCTCCTATTTCTGCAGCAAGTTGCTGCGCCGTGCCGGTTCCTACTCCGACAGGGCGACGTGTTTCCCCGAGCAGCCATGCCGCTCGTGACTCAGAATGTACCACGAGACAGCCCCAGCCCCAAGTCTGGAGGGGTTGTCCGGAGCAAAAAATTTTCGAACTGCCCAGTGTGACACCCGGTCGCCCGACGCCGCCGGGGTTACTTCTGACGCGCCGCCCGTCGCGAGCCCTCGACGATCTTGCCCAGCGTCTCCTTATCCAGCCGGCGCGTGTCGCCTTGCCACCGGATCACCCCGTCAGGGCTGTAGACGACCGAGTACGGGATGTACCGGTTGCGGACCACCGACCCCATCGCCTGCTTGGTGTCGACCCCGACGCTGTAGCGTATCCCCTTGCCAGGCATCCACTTCCGGACGGTCTCGAAGGGCTCGCTGCTCACGCCGATCACGAGCACCTCGTCCCGGAACGCCTGCTGCAGAGCGTTTTTATGGGGGATGCTCCCCACGCAGGGCCCGCACCAGGTCGCCCAGAAGTCCACCACCACCACCCGGTGCGACGCGTCGGGCTGGGCGGTGACCCAGCGCTCGACCTCGATCGCCGGGCCCCGTTTGCCGCGAAGGTCGGTGGCGCTGTCGACCCTTGCTGTCTGCTCCGGGAAGTACTCGTCCGGAATGCGATCCGCCCAGAACCCAGACGAGTCGCGCCGGTTCTCGGGGCGCGCCGTGGGCGGGCGCGAAGCCGGGGCCTCCGGGGTCTGCGCCGGCGCTGCCCCTTCCTCGCTCGGTGAAGGCGCTGCCTCTGCCAGCAGCAGATCGGTCGCCGCCGCCAGACCCTGCGGGTTCAGCATGACATACCGCGTCTTCCCGGCGCGATCGATCAGCAGGTTCACCACCGGGGAACGGGCCCCCAGCGCCGTCGCGTACGCGCCGGTCGCGTCGATCGTCACCGGTACCGGCGCCGGGCGACGCTCGAGGAACTGCTCGACTCCCTGCGCCGCCGCCGAGGTGTGCACCGCGATGATCGCGAGGTCCTCGCCCGCCTTCGCGCGCAACTCGGCGAGCTGCTCGAGGCGCAGCGTCCCGCGCCGGTCCGTGCGGCTCCAGAACTGCACGAGCACCACCTTGCCGCCGAGATCCGCCAGCGACACCCGCTCGTCGACCCAGCGCATATCAGGCGAAAAATCCGGGGGCGCCAGCCCAACCAGCGTGTCGAGCCGGTCGCGCTCCGCCTGCGTGATCGAGGTATCCAGCCAGCGCCGGTCCACCTCGCCGGGCGCCTGCGCGAACACGCACCCAGACGACGCGACCGCCGCCGCCAACGCCACGCACCACCGATTCGCTGCCGCCATCGCTCGGACTCCCGGGAGATCGTTCGTTCCAGACCCGCCGCGCGACGGATCGTCATCACTCTCCCCCGGATCCCGCCCAGACGCAAGGCCTTTCCTGCAGATTCCCGTTACCCTCCGTGTAATGCTCAAGCACCTCGCCCTCGTCGCGGCCGGAGGAGGAATCGGCAGCGCGCTGCGATACCTCGTCTCAGTCTGGACCTACCGGATCGGCCCGACCCCGACGCCCTCCCCCGGAGCCGCCGCAGCCCCGGGCATCGCCCCGGTCGTCGTCTTTCCATGGGGCACGCTGGGCGTGAACCTGCTCGGCTGCCTCGCGATCGGGGTGGTCGCCGGGCTGACCGCTCACCGACACGCCGAGGGCATCACCTTCGCGCCCTTCGCCGCGATGGACCGCGACGCGAAACTCTTCCTCGTCACCGGGCTCCTGGGCGGGTTCACGACCTTTTCCGCCTTCGGGATCGAGACCCTCTCCCTGCTTCGCGACGGCGCCCCGGCCCGGGCGGCGACCTATATCGCCGCCAGCGTGCTCCTCGGACTGGCGCTGGCGTGGGTCGGCTGGACGCTCGGGCTGCGCATCGCGCCGCCTGCGCCCACCTCCCTGGGGACCTGAGCGCCCGGCCCCCAAACTGCCACGATCCCACGCTTGTCGGGGCGGGGTCCACCGCTACACTTCCCGACTTCCCGCCCGGAGACCCGGCGTCGGGGGCTTTCCCTTGTCACGCGGAACACAGCAGACCCAATGCCAACGATCAACCAACTCATCCGCAATCCCCGGCGCCCGCAGCACGCGAAGTCCAAGGTCCGTGACCTTGAGCAGTCGCCCCAGAAGCGCGGCGTGTGCACCATCGTGCGCACCATGACGCCCAAGAAGCCCAACTCCGCGCTCCGCAAGATCGCGCGTGTCCGCCTCACCAACGGCAAGGAAATCACCGCCTACATCGGCGGCGAGGGACACAACCTGCAGGAGCACTCCATCGTGCTCGTGCGCGGCGGCCGCGTCCGCGACCTCCCGGGCGTCCGCTACCACGTCGTCCGCGGCGCGCTCGACTGCCTCGGCGTCGACGGACGCATGCAGGCCCGCTCCAAGTACGGCGCCAAGCGCAAGAAGGCCGGCAAGGGCGCACCCGCGAAGGGCAAGAAGTAAGCAAACGATCCACCGGCGTGCGCGGCGTTCGCGCCACGCCACAAGGCAAGTAATCGCGCGGCATGATCTCCACTCGGGCCGCGCGGTGAACAGCGCTCGCGTTCTTCGCAACGCGCGCAGATGAGCCATCAGGAGACACCCATGGCAGGCCGCATCACCAAGTCCGACGACCAGCTCCGCCCGGACCCCCGCTACAACGACCGACTCCTCTCCAAGTTCGTCAATGTCCTGATGTACGACGGGAAGAAGACCGCTTCCCTCCGCGTCATGTACGACGCGCTCGACATCATCCAGACCAAGCTCGAGAAGGAAACCGACCCGAATAAGCCCGAGTCGGCCCTCGATGTCTTCCGCATGGCGATCGAGAACGTCAAGCCCGCCGTCGAAGTCCGCTCCAAGCGCGTCGGCGGCGCCAACTACCAGGTCCCCATGCCCGTCAACAACCGGCGCCAGCTCTCCCTCGCGATGCGCTGGCTCCGCGACGCCGCCCGCTCCGAAGGCGGTCGCCCCATGGCCCAGCGCATGGCCGACGAGCTCTACGCCGCCGCCAAGCGCGAGGGCAAGGCCATGACCACCCGCGAGCAGACCCACCGCATGGCCGACGCCAACAAGGCCTTCGCCCACTTCGCGTGGTGATCGCTCCCACCCTCCCGCTCGGGAGGGTCTGATCCTTCCCCCCTCCCGCTCGCGGGAGGGGCCGGGGGAGGGTCTTCAAAGCTACGACAGTCCCCAGCCGCCGCGTCTCGCACGCGGCGGCTGTCGTTTTCCCTGGAACATCGGTACTAGCCCCAGAACTGGGTGAAAACCGCGACTTTGGTCTTGAACCGAGGTCCGCCCAAAGTACAGTCGCGTCGAACTGCCAGCACTTCGGCGCACTCAACCCCGAATCGCGCCTCAGAGAGCAAAGAGAGAGAGCAACCCATGCGTCGACCGATCCTCGCTATCGCGCCAGTCTGTGTCGTCGCCCTCGCCGGAAGCGCCCAGGGCGCCACCGTGTTCTTCGACAACTTCAATGCGGAGAACGGGGGCGTCGGCGTCCTCAACTACAACGGCTTCGCGAACTGGACGGTCACCCGCCAGTCCGTCGACCTCATCGGCAACGGGTTCTTCGACTTCTTCCCGGGCAACGGGCTCTATGTCGACCTCGACGGCTCCACCGGCTCCGCCGGGCGCATGGAGTCGGTCGGCATCAACCTCGCCGCCGGAACCTACGAGTTCTCCTTCGATCTCGCCGGCTCGCAGCGCGGCGACGCGCCCTTCAACACCGTCAACCTGGGCATCGAGCTCGGCGTCCTCAGCGACACCATCATGCTCGCCTCCGCCGTCCCCTTCACCAGCTACTCCTACCTCTTCACCATCAACGCCGCCACCACGGTCAACATCGTCTTCGACCACCTCGGCGGCGACAACATCGGCCTGCTCCTCGACAATGTGCGCATCGCCACCGCGGATCCCGTCATCCCGGCGCCCCTTGCCTCGCTGCTCGCGGGCGCTGGGCTCTTCGGCGCGATGGGCGTTCGCAGACGCGCCTACCGCTGAGCGCGCTTCGCCACATTCTCGCATCGCAAAAGAAAGCGGGCCGAGCACCACGCTCGGCCCGCGTCTTTTCGCGTGTACTCAGCGTGTCGGCCCGGCTTACGCCAGTTCCGGGAACAGGTCACGCACGACCTTCACCAGGTCCTTCACGTGGCTGACCGACTCGTCCATCAGCTTGCTCTCGCC
This Phycisphaeraceae bacterium DNA region includes the following protein-coding sequences:
- a CDS encoding redoxin domain-containing protein, which gives rise to MAAANRWCVALAAAVASSGCVFAQAPGEVDRRWLDTSITQAERDRLDTLVGLAPPDFSPDMRWVDERVSLADLGGKVVLVQFWSRTDRRGTLRLEQLAELRAKAGEDLAIIAVHTSAAAQGVEQFLERRPAPVPVTIDATGAYATALGARSPVVNLLIDRAGKTRYVMLNPQGLAAATDLLLAEAAPSPSEEGAAPAQTPEAPASRPPTARPENRRDSSGFWADRIPDEYFPEQTARVDSATDLRGKRGPAIEVERWVTAQPDASHRVVVVDFWATWCGPCVGSIPHKNALQQAFRDEVLVIGVSSEPFETVRKWMPGKGIRYSVGVDTKQAMGSVVRNRYIPYSVVYSPDGVIRWQGDTRRLDKETLGKIVEGSRRAARQK
- a CDS encoding STAS domain-containing protein, encoding MRQQTFLPELLSSLRGYTLPKFTRDLSAGLTVGVVALPLALAFGIASIPENVASEAGLSPPVMGLFTAIVAGFLISALGGTRACIGGPTGAFVVIVYAIAAQHGYLGLVLATLMAGMILVIMGVVGLGGMIKFIPYPVTTGFTTGIAVVIFAGQIKDLFGLSPVNPADSVPPEFIGKVQWYFTHATTVDPPTAIMGLGCVAALIVFPKLVTRKIPAPVVVMVVATVAAVLLRKFAGVPIETIGDRFGAIPSGLPMPRLPDASFAEIRARVPDLIVPAFTIAILAGIESLLCAVVADGMTGTKHKSNTELIAQGVANLATPLFGGIPATGAIARTATNIQAGGRTPIAGITHAMVLLAIVLALGKYAALIPLAALSAVLVVVAYRMAELHRFRWLLNGPRSDAAVLLTTFALTVLIDLTVAVQAGLVLAAMLFIKRMAEVSGVNVVSAQNGSSGAPSDADAAQGKLDGVEIYEVQGPFFFGAAFKLRDTLDAVARPPKTLVLSLASVPAIDATGLYALEELLRKCANQGTRVIVAGARADVRRALLSAGLLGKLGEDGFAPDARLALEMLRAEASAGKT
- a CDS encoding CrcB family protein, with protein sequence MLKHLALVAAGGGIGSALRYLVSVWTYRIGPTPTPSPGAAAAPGIAPVVVFPWGTLGVNLLGCLAIGVVAGLTAHRHAEGITFAPFAAMDRDAKLFLVTGLLGGFTTFSAFGIETLSLLRDGAPARAATYIAASVLLGLALAWVGWTLGLRIAPPAPTSLGT
- the rpsL gene encoding 30S ribosomal protein S12, translating into MPTINQLIRNPRRPQHAKSKVRDLEQSPQKRGVCTIVRTMTPKKPNSALRKIARVRLTNGKEITAYIGGEGHNLQEHSIVLVRGGRVRDLPGVRYHVVRGALDCLGVDGRMQARSKYGAKRKKAGKGAPAKGKK
- the rpsG gene encoding 30S ribosomal protein S7, yielding MAGRITKSDDQLRPDPRYNDRLLSKFVNVLMYDGKKTASLRVMYDALDIIQTKLEKETDPNKPESALDVFRMAIENVKPAVEVRSKRVGGANYQVPMPVNNRRQLSLAMRWLRDAARSEGGRPMAQRMADELYAAAKREGKAMTTREQTHRMADANKAFAHFAW
- the glmS gene encoding glutamine--fructose-6-phosphate transaminase (isomerizing), with the translated sequence MCGIVAYIGAKPALPFLIEGLKRLEYRGYDSAGVAILDSDLRVVKSVGRVANLEAKTNAHSVSLQGSLGLAHTRWATHGAVTDVNAHPHIDDSGRFAIIHNGIIENYAALRTLLEEKGHVFQSETDTEVLVNLIAEVYDGDLERAVQTALREVTGAYAIAVICKTEPDTLVVARKGSPLIVGVGASEYIVASDASAIVAHTSQAITLDDYQVCKLTRNSFRTTTIDNVPVSHKVHQLEVELEQIELGGYPHYMLKEIFEQPRSLRQTMRGRIDHREGRVVLGGVGQLARSLVKSRRFILMAQGTALHAAMIGEYLIEDLAKVPAECEYASEFRYRNPIIEDGTVAIAVSQSGETADTLAALIEAKERGALALGVVNVVGSTMSRETDAGVYLRVGPEIGVASTKAFTGQVAVLTMLALFLARRRFMSTEQSGQILRALESVPDLIDRILVQSEEIRDVTSRYIDQENWLFLGRGYNYPVALEGALKLKEISYIHAEGMPAAEMKHGPIALISDGMPCVFVANRGAQYEKVLSNIQEVKSRGGRVIAVATEGDHEIRTLADEVFYVPDIPEALSPLLTVIPLQLVAYHAAVLRGHDVDKPRNLAKSVTVE